A region of Periplaneta americana isolate PAMFEO1 chromosome 16, P.americana_PAMFEO1_priV1, whole genome shotgun sequence DNA encodes the following proteins:
- the LOC138716189 gene encoding cuticle protein 8-like, translating into MSQIVAALVLLAACAYAVPIQVHEDVHYSAPQHHEQVVQYVPQVQYSHEPQQHHEEHEVEVHHHAHPKYEFKYGVRDPHTHDIKEQAEKRDGHKVSGYYKLVEPDGTTRTVHYSADKHTGFHAQVQKSGHAVHPVVHHGHH; encoded by the exons ATCGTTGCAGCTCTGGTCTTGCTGGCAGCATGCGCCTACGCAGTCCCCATCCAGGTGCACGAAGATGTGCATTACTCGGCTCCCCAACACCACGAGCAGGTGGTGCAGTACGTGCCACAGGTGCAGTACAGCCATGAGCCTCAGCAACATCATGAAGAGCATGAGGTCGAAGTTCACCACCAC GCACATCCCAAGTACGAGTTCAAGTACGGAGTGAGGGATCCACACACTCACGACATCAAGGAACAGGCTGAGAAACGAGACGGACACAAAGTATCTGGTTACTACAAGCTGGTTGAACCTGACGGCACCACCCGTACCGTCCACTACAGCGCTGACAAGCACACCGGATTCCACGCCCAGGTCCAGAAGTCTGGACACGCCGTACATCCCGTGGTACACCATGGCCACCACTAA